The proteins below come from a single Jaculus jaculus isolate mJacJac1 chromosome X, mJacJac1.mat.Y.cur, whole genome shotgun sequence genomic window:
- the LOC101605695 gene encoding cdc42 effector protein 4 translates to MPILKQLVSSSMHSKRRSRVDLTAEMISAPLGDFRHTMHVGRAGDAFGDTSFLTSKAGEPEGESLDEQASSSSSKRSLLSRKFWGSKRSQSVTRGDREQRDMLGSLRDSALFFKNAMSLPQLNEKEATEKGSSKLPKSLSSSPVKKVVAGDSSQEEVGAGEMGPPRNGATGPHYPDPLLDEQAFGDLTDLPIVPKANYSLKHAESIMSFHIDLGPSMLGDVLSIMDKDKWDPEEEEGGGYRDEDGPSSVLQAPPLPEVAPSLGRPEGKASPDLASPLPHALEDEGWAAAAPSPSSARSLGSHTMRDSSSLSSCTSGVLEERSPAFRGPERARAAALRPSDKEFSFMDEEEEEDEI, encoded by the coding sequence ATGCCCATCCTCAAGCAACTGGTGTCCAGCTCCATGCACTCCAAGCGCCGCTCCCGAGTGGACCTCACAGCTGAGATGATCAGCGCCCCTCTGGGTGACTTCCGCCACACCATGCACGTAGGCCGGGCCGGGGACGCTTTTGGTGACACCTCCTTCCTCACCAGCAAGGCAGGTGAACCTGAAGGCGAGTCCCTGGACGAACAggcctcctcctcatcttccaaACGCAGTCTCCTGTCCCGCAAGTTCTGGGGAAGCAAACGGTCACAGTCAGTGACCAGGGGGGACCGGGAGCAGAGAGACATGCTGGGCTCCCTGAGGGACTCGGCGCTGTTCTTCAAGAATGCCATGTCCCTGCCCCAGCTCAACGAGAAGGAGGCCACAGAGAAGGGTTCCAGCAAGTTGCCCAAGAGCCTGTCCTCCAGCCCTGTGAAGAAAGTGGTTGCTGGGGACAGCAGCCAagaggaggtgggggcaggggagatgggccCTCCTCGGAATGGGGCCACGGGCCCCCACTACCCTGACCCTCTGCTTGACGAGCAAGCCTTCGGGGATCTGACCGATCTGCCCATTGTGCCCAAGGCCAACTACTCGCTGAAACATGCTGAATCCATCATGTCCTTCCACATTGACCTGGGGCCCTCCATGCTGGGAGACGTCCTCAGCATCATGGACAAGGACAAGTGGGAccctgaggaggaggaaggtggcGGCTACCGGGATGAAGATGGCCCCAGCAGCGTGCTCCAGGCTCCCCCTTTGCCAGAGGTGGCCCCTTCCCTGGGGAGACCGGAAGGCAAGGCCAGCCCAGACCTGGCCTCACCGCTTCCCCACGCTCTAGAGGATGAGGGGTGGGCGGCGGCAGCCCCCAGCCCCAGCTCGGCCCGCAGCCTGGGCAGCCACACCATGCGGGACAGTAGCTCCCTTTCCAGCTGCACCTCGGGTGTCCTGGAAGAGCGCAGCCCAGCCTTCCGAGGCCCCGAAAGGGCCAGGGCTGCCGCCCTGAGACCCTCGGACAAAGAGTTCTCCTTCatggatgaggaggaagaggaggacgagATCTGA